A single Nicotiana tabacum cultivar K326 chromosome 5, ASM71507v2, whole genome shotgun sequence DNA region contains:
- the LOC107827721 gene encoding serine/threonine-protein kinase BLUS1 isoform X1, with translation MAGGQRSYTANPEDYKLLEEVGYGASATVYRAIYAPLNEVVAVKCLDLDRCNSNLDDIRKEAQIMSLIGHPNLIKAFCSFVVDHYLWVVMPFMAEGSCLHLMKIAYPDGFEEAVIGSILKETLKALEYLHLHGHIHRDVKAGNILLDTNGVVKLADFGVSACMFDRGDRQHSRNTFTGTPCWMAPEVLQPGTGYDYKADIWSLGITALELAHGHAPFSKYPPMKVLLMTINSAPPGLDYDRDKKFSKSFKEMVAMCLVKDQTKRPTAEKLLRHSFFKNVKPPEISIKKLFAGLPPLWNREKALQLKDAAQLAMKKMPSSEEEAISQSEYKRGVSAWNFDLEDLKFQASMVQDDDEIPEFREEDESMKSYMNYKENLVSAINDRKPSLKQDTISSEQEGVGEVTLAECQRKNDLECNKLDSDHQEKGRLKKNSSKTELPPLTSDKDAVQAKSRSQTPKTHQSVSGPLMPGVILSHSASERAHNFERIKIENQQAEKAHQVRRAPSFSGPLTLPNRASANSKSAPINSSGGLKDSLDDKSVTNLVQIKGRFSVTSENVDLVKGSQLRKAASVGDWILDSKLMPPGQLPKELGHDNVPASVLMPHLQNLFQQTSIQQDLIMNLLSSLQQSEAGDASQHGKLSSPQHIPENNGSVEATVSERERMLLVKVSELQARMINLTDELTTERLKYMQLQQRLNAMSSREEDWDRRELDS, from the exons ATGGCCGGCGGTCAGAGAAGTTACACGGCGAATCCGGAGGATTACAAGCTTCTAGAAGAAGTTGGATACGGAGCAAGTGCAACTGTGTACAGAGCGATCTATGCACCTTTGAATGAAGTTGTGGCAGTCAAGTGCTTGGATCTCGATCGTTGCAATAGCAATCTG GATGATATTCGCAAGGAAGCTCAAATAATGAGTTTAATCGGCCATCCAAATCTAATAAAGGCATTCTGTTCATTCGTTGTTGATCACTATCTTTGGGTGGTAATGCCCTTCATGGCTGAGGGTTCTTGTCTACACCTCATGAAGATAGCATATCCTGATGGATTTGAAGAAGCTGTTATTGGTTCTATCTTGAAAGAAACTCTTAAGGCTTTGGAATACCTACATCTACATGGACACATTCATCGAGATGTTAAG GCAGGGAATATATTGTTGGACACTAATGGGGTAGTAAAGCTCGCCGACTTTGGGGTTTCTGCATGCATGTTTGACAGGGGTGATAGGCAGCATTCTAGGAATACCTTTACAGGAACTCCATGCTG GATGGCACCTGAAGTTTTGCAGCCTGGAACTGGATATGATTACAA AGCTGACATTTGGTCACTTGGAATAACTGCCTTAGAGTTGGCTCATGGTCATGCACCATTTTCAAAGTACCCTCCAATGAAG GTTCTGCTCATGACCATAAATAGTGCTCCTCCTGGACTTGATTATGACCGTGATAAAAAATTCTCGAAG tCATTCAAGGAAATGGTTGCAATGTGCTTGGTGAAAGATCAAACTAAAAGGCCAACTGCTGAAAAGTTGTTGAGacattcttttttcaaaaatgtgaAGCCTCCAGAGATTTCTATTAAAAAACTGTTTGCCGGCTTACCACCACTGTGGAATCGAGAAAAAGCCCTCCAG CTTAAAGATGCTGCACAACTAGCTATGAAGAAAATGCCTTCATCCGAGGAGGAAGCAATATCACAG AGTGAATACAAACGAGGTGTTAGTGCATGGAACTTTGATCTGGAAGATTTAAAGTTTCAAGCTTCAATG GTGCAAGATGATGACGAAATACCGGAGTTTAGGGAAGAAGATGAAAGCATGAAATCTTATATGAACTACAAG GAGAATTTGGTTTCTGCAATCAATGATCGGAAACCTTCCTTAAAACAAGATactatttccag TGAGCAAGAAGGTGTTGGTGAAGTGACATTAGCTGAATGCCAGAGAAAGAATGATTTGGAATGTAATAAACTGGATTCTGACCATCAGGAGAAAGGTCGACTAAAGAAAAATTCATCAAAAACAGAGCTTCCACCCCTTACCTCAGACAAAGATGCAGTACAGGCCAAGAGTAGAAGTCAAACACCAAAAACTCATCAAAGTGTGAGTGGACCGCTTATGCCAGGTGTTATCCTAAGTCATTCGGCATCAGAAAGAGCTCACAACTTTGAAAG AATCAAGATTGAAAACCAACAAGCGGAAAAAGCTCATCAAGTACGAAGAGCGCCCAGCTTTAGTGGCCCTTTAACGCTTCCAAACCGAGCTTCAGCAAATAGTAAATCAGCTCCAATTAACTCATCCGGGG GATTAAAAGATTCTTTAGATGACAAATCAGTGACAAACTTGGTTCAAATAAAAGGGAGGTTTTCTGTAACCTCAGAAAATGTAGATCTTGTTAAG GGGTCACAATTGAGGAAGGCTGCTAGTGTTGGAGACTGGATATTGGATTCCAAACTGATG CCTCCCGGTCAACTACCGAAGGAGCTTGGCCATGATAATGTTCCTGCCTCAGTTCTGATGCCTCACCTACAAAATCTTTTTCAACAGACATCAATACAACAG GATCTAATTATGAATCTGTTGAGTAGCTTGCAACAATCTGAGGCAGGAGACG CTTCACAACATGGAAAGTTGTCTTCTCCACAGCATATTCCAGAGAATAATGGAAGT GTTGAAGCAACTGTTTCTGAGAGGGAGCGCATGTTGCTAGTCAAAGTATCTGAGCTTCAAGCTAG GATGATTAACCTGACGGATGAATTAACAACAGAAAGACTAAAATACATGCAG TTGCAACAGCGGCTAAATGCCATGTCAAGTCGGGAGGAAGATTGGGACAGGAGAGAATTGGACTCTTGA
- the LOC107827721 gene encoding serine/threonine-protein kinase BLUS1 isoform X2, with the protein MAGGQRSYTANPEDYKLLEEVGYGASATVYRAIYAPLNEVVAVKCLDLDRCNSNLDDIRKEAQIMSLIGHPNLIKAFCSFVVDHYLWVVMPFMAEGSCLHLMKIAYPDGFEEAVIGSILKETLKALEYLHLHGHIHRDVKAGNILLDTNGVVKLADFGVSACMFDRGDRQHSRNTFTGTPCWMAPEVLQPGTGYDYKADIWSLGITALELAHGHAPFSKYPPMKVLLMTINSAPPGLDYDRDKKFSKSFKEMVAMCLVKDQTKRPTAEKLLRHSFFKNVKPPEISIKKLFAGLPPLWNREKALQLKDAAQLAMKKMPSSEEEAISQSEYKRGVSAWNFDLEDLKFQASMVQDDDEIPEFREEDESMKSYMNYKENLVSAINDRKPSLKQDTISSEQEGVGEVTLAECQRKNDLECNKLDSDHQEKGRLKKNSSKTELPPLTSDKDAVQAKSRSQTPKTHQSVSGPLMPGVILSHSASERAHNFERIKIENQQAEKAHQVRRAPSFSGPLTLPNRASANSKSAPINSSGGLKDSLDDKSVTNLVQIKGRFSVTSENVDLVKGSQLRKAASVGDWILDSKLMPPGQLPKELGHDNVPASVLMPHLQNLFQQTSIQQDLIMNLLSSLQQSEAGDASQHGKLSSPQHIPENNGSVEATVSERERMLLVKVSELQARMINLTDELTTERLKYMQIHVSSPRGIIFLMPEKQPP; encoded by the exons ATGGCCGGCGGTCAGAGAAGTTACACGGCGAATCCGGAGGATTACAAGCTTCTAGAAGAAGTTGGATACGGAGCAAGTGCAACTGTGTACAGAGCGATCTATGCACCTTTGAATGAAGTTGTGGCAGTCAAGTGCTTGGATCTCGATCGTTGCAATAGCAATCTG GATGATATTCGCAAGGAAGCTCAAATAATGAGTTTAATCGGCCATCCAAATCTAATAAAGGCATTCTGTTCATTCGTTGTTGATCACTATCTTTGGGTGGTAATGCCCTTCATGGCTGAGGGTTCTTGTCTACACCTCATGAAGATAGCATATCCTGATGGATTTGAAGAAGCTGTTATTGGTTCTATCTTGAAAGAAACTCTTAAGGCTTTGGAATACCTACATCTACATGGACACATTCATCGAGATGTTAAG GCAGGGAATATATTGTTGGACACTAATGGGGTAGTAAAGCTCGCCGACTTTGGGGTTTCTGCATGCATGTTTGACAGGGGTGATAGGCAGCATTCTAGGAATACCTTTACAGGAACTCCATGCTG GATGGCACCTGAAGTTTTGCAGCCTGGAACTGGATATGATTACAA AGCTGACATTTGGTCACTTGGAATAACTGCCTTAGAGTTGGCTCATGGTCATGCACCATTTTCAAAGTACCCTCCAATGAAG GTTCTGCTCATGACCATAAATAGTGCTCCTCCTGGACTTGATTATGACCGTGATAAAAAATTCTCGAAG tCATTCAAGGAAATGGTTGCAATGTGCTTGGTGAAAGATCAAACTAAAAGGCCAACTGCTGAAAAGTTGTTGAGacattcttttttcaaaaatgtgaAGCCTCCAGAGATTTCTATTAAAAAACTGTTTGCCGGCTTACCACCACTGTGGAATCGAGAAAAAGCCCTCCAG CTTAAAGATGCTGCACAACTAGCTATGAAGAAAATGCCTTCATCCGAGGAGGAAGCAATATCACAG AGTGAATACAAACGAGGTGTTAGTGCATGGAACTTTGATCTGGAAGATTTAAAGTTTCAAGCTTCAATG GTGCAAGATGATGACGAAATACCGGAGTTTAGGGAAGAAGATGAAAGCATGAAATCTTATATGAACTACAAG GAGAATTTGGTTTCTGCAATCAATGATCGGAAACCTTCCTTAAAACAAGATactatttccag TGAGCAAGAAGGTGTTGGTGAAGTGACATTAGCTGAATGCCAGAGAAAGAATGATTTGGAATGTAATAAACTGGATTCTGACCATCAGGAGAAAGGTCGACTAAAGAAAAATTCATCAAAAACAGAGCTTCCACCCCTTACCTCAGACAAAGATGCAGTACAGGCCAAGAGTAGAAGTCAAACACCAAAAACTCATCAAAGTGTGAGTGGACCGCTTATGCCAGGTGTTATCCTAAGTCATTCGGCATCAGAAAGAGCTCACAACTTTGAAAG AATCAAGATTGAAAACCAACAAGCGGAAAAAGCTCATCAAGTACGAAGAGCGCCCAGCTTTAGTGGCCCTTTAACGCTTCCAAACCGAGCTTCAGCAAATAGTAAATCAGCTCCAATTAACTCATCCGGGG GATTAAAAGATTCTTTAGATGACAAATCAGTGACAAACTTGGTTCAAATAAAAGGGAGGTTTTCTGTAACCTCAGAAAATGTAGATCTTGTTAAG GGGTCACAATTGAGGAAGGCTGCTAGTGTTGGAGACTGGATATTGGATTCCAAACTGATG CCTCCCGGTCAACTACCGAAGGAGCTTGGCCATGATAATGTTCCTGCCTCAGTTCTGATGCCTCACCTACAAAATCTTTTTCAACAGACATCAATACAACAG GATCTAATTATGAATCTGTTGAGTAGCTTGCAACAATCTGAGGCAGGAGACG CTTCACAACATGGAAAGTTGTCTTCTCCACAGCATATTCCAGAGAATAATGGAAGT GTTGAAGCAACTGTTTCTGAGAGGGAGCGCATGTTGCTAGTCAAAGTATCTGAGCTTCAAGCTAG GATGATTAACCTGACGGATGAATTAACAACAGAAAGACTAAAATACATGCAG atccacgTCTCCAGTCCCAGAGGTATTATCTTTCTTATGCCGGAAAAACAACCTCCTTAG
- the LOC107827721 gene encoding uncharacterized protein LOC107827721 isoform X3, whose product MSLIGHPNLIKAFCSFVVDHYLWVVMPFMAEGSCLHLMKIAYPDGFEEAVIGSILKETLKALEYLHLHGHIHRDVKAGNILLDTNGVVKLADFGVSACMFDRGDRQHSRNTFTGTPCWMAPEVLQPGTGYDYKADIWSLGITALELAHGHAPFSKYPPMKVLLMTINSAPPGLDYDRDKKFSKSFKEMVAMCLVKDQTKRPTAEKLLRHSFFKNVKPPEISIKKLFAGLPPLWNREKALQLKDAAQLAMKKMPSSEEEAISQSEYKRGVSAWNFDLEDLKFQASMVQDDDEIPEFREEDESMKSYMNYKENLVSAINDRKPSLKQDTISSEQEGVGEVTLAECQRKNDLECNKLDSDHQEKGRLKKNSSKTELPPLTSDKDAVQAKSRSQTPKTHQSVSGPLMPGVILSHSASERAHNFERIKIENQQAEKAHQVRRAPSFSGPLTLPNRASANSKSAPINSSGGLKDSLDDKSVTNLVQIKGRFSVTSENVDLVKGSQLRKAASVGDWILDSKLMPPGQLPKELGHDNVPASVLMPHLQNLFQQTSIQQDLIMNLLSSLQQSEAGDASQHGKLSSPQHIPENNGSVEATVSERERMLLVKVSELQARMINLTDELTTERLKYMQLQQRLNAMSSREEDWDRRELDS is encoded by the exons ATGAGTTTAATCGGCCATCCAAATCTAATAAAGGCATTCTGTTCATTCGTTGTTGATCACTATCTTTGGGTGGTAATGCCCTTCATGGCTGAGGGTTCTTGTCTACACCTCATGAAGATAGCATATCCTGATGGATTTGAAGAAGCTGTTATTGGTTCTATCTTGAAAGAAACTCTTAAGGCTTTGGAATACCTACATCTACATGGACACATTCATCGAGATGTTAAG GCAGGGAATATATTGTTGGACACTAATGGGGTAGTAAAGCTCGCCGACTTTGGGGTTTCTGCATGCATGTTTGACAGGGGTGATAGGCAGCATTCTAGGAATACCTTTACAGGAACTCCATGCTG GATGGCACCTGAAGTTTTGCAGCCTGGAACTGGATATGATTACAA AGCTGACATTTGGTCACTTGGAATAACTGCCTTAGAGTTGGCTCATGGTCATGCACCATTTTCAAAGTACCCTCCAATGAAG GTTCTGCTCATGACCATAAATAGTGCTCCTCCTGGACTTGATTATGACCGTGATAAAAAATTCTCGAAG tCATTCAAGGAAATGGTTGCAATGTGCTTGGTGAAAGATCAAACTAAAAGGCCAACTGCTGAAAAGTTGTTGAGacattcttttttcaaaaatgtgaAGCCTCCAGAGATTTCTATTAAAAAACTGTTTGCCGGCTTACCACCACTGTGGAATCGAGAAAAAGCCCTCCAG CTTAAAGATGCTGCACAACTAGCTATGAAGAAAATGCCTTCATCCGAGGAGGAAGCAATATCACAG AGTGAATACAAACGAGGTGTTAGTGCATGGAACTTTGATCTGGAAGATTTAAAGTTTCAAGCTTCAATG GTGCAAGATGATGACGAAATACCGGAGTTTAGGGAAGAAGATGAAAGCATGAAATCTTATATGAACTACAAG GAGAATTTGGTTTCTGCAATCAATGATCGGAAACCTTCCTTAAAACAAGATactatttccag TGAGCAAGAAGGTGTTGGTGAAGTGACATTAGCTGAATGCCAGAGAAAGAATGATTTGGAATGTAATAAACTGGATTCTGACCATCAGGAGAAAGGTCGACTAAAGAAAAATTCATCAAAAACAGAGCTTCCACCCCTTACCTCAGACAAAGATGCAGTACAGGCCAAGAGTAGAAGTCAAACACCAAAAACTCATCAAAGTGTGAGTGGACCGCTTATGCCAGGTGTTATCCTAAGTCATTCGGCATCAGAAAGAGCTCACAACTTTGAAAG AATCAAGATTGAAAACCAACAAGCGGAAAAAGCTCATCAAGTACGAAGAGCGCCCAGCTTTAGTGGCCCTTTAACGCTTCCAAACCGAGCTTCAGCAAATAGTAAATCAGCTCCAATTAACTCATCCGGGG GATTAAAAGATTCTTTAGATGACAAATCAGTGACAAACTTGGTTCAAATAAAAGGGAGGTTTTCTGTAACCTCAGAAAATGTAGATCTTGTTAAG GGGTCACAATTGAGGAAGGCTGCTAGTGTTGGAGACTGGATATTGGATTCCAAACTGATG CCTCCCGGTCAACTACCGAAGGAGCTTGGCCATGATAATGTTCCTGCCTCAGTTCTGATGCCTCACCTACAAAATCTTTTTCAACAGACATCAATACAACAG GATCTAATTATGAATCTGTTGAGTAGCTTGCAACAATCTGAGGCAGGAGACG CTTCACAACATGGAAAGTTGTCTTCTCCACAGCATATTCCAGAGAATAATGGAAGT GTTGAAGCAACTGTTTCTGAGAGGGAGCGCATGTTGCTAGTCAAAGTATCTGAGCTTCAAGCTAG GATGATTAACCTGACGGATGAATTAACAACAGAAAGACTAAAATACATGCAG TTGCAACAGCGGCTAAATGCCATGTCAAGTCGGGAGGAAGATTGGGACAGGAGAGAATTGGACTCTTGA